A genomic stretch from Candidatus Avedoeria danica includes:
- a CDS encoding DUF1501 domain-containing protein yields MSFSRRTFLQRGSLLAAGTAAWPEWMPRLVFRNTQTPAKGDVLVVIFARGGYDGLNMVVPLQDFGRYREMRPTVHIPAPDDSNTPGNLRAVDLDGNFGMHPALALSSQGRWKEHYDNGLLGIVHAVGMDDATRSHFDAQDFMERGTPGEKKLNTGWLGRHLTSMRSQNNSPFRAVGMGTMLQAALRGPVPAVTLQSIADFHLQGDTREVARFQQQLAQLYSGEGWLDEQGQSTFAALDMLSSKIGSGAYMPSNGARYGQNGFHQGMMQIAQLVKADVGLEVACIDVGGWDTHANQVTPGATAQGGMANNMLQLAQGVTAFMTDLQDNFDAREKDKQGVTIVLMSEFGRRAFENGGYGTDHGHGNVMYLMGRGINGGKVHADWPTLAEDKLDRGDLAGTTEYRDVLAEVLQKRCGNEAVTEVFPGHTFNFIGVATPLGTVVEPPTAVPVEPTAVPTAVPQPTDVVPVPAKNTVYLPVGYKG; encoded by the coding sequence ATGAGCTTTTCGCGACGCACGTTCCTCCAGCGTGGATCCCTCCTGGCCGCCGGCACCGCCGCGTGGCCGGAGTGGATGCCGCGGCTGGTCTTCCGCAACACCCAGACGCCCGCCAAGGGCGACGTCCTGGTGGTCATCTTCGCCCGCGGCGGCTACGACGGCCTGAACATGGTCGTGCCGCTGCAGGACTTCGGTCGGTACCGCGAGATGCGGCCGACGGTCCACATCCCGGCGCCGGACGATTCCAACACGCCCGGCAACCTGCGCGCAGTGGACTTGGACGGCAACTTCGGGATGCACCCGGCGCTGGCGCTGTCCAGCCAGGGCCGCTGGAAAGAGCACTACGACAACGGCCTGCTCGGCATTGTCCACGCCGTCGGCATGGACGACGCGACGCGCAGCCACTTCGACGCGCAGGACTTCATGGAGCGCGGCACGCCGGGTGAGAAGAAGCTGAACACCGGCTGGCTCGGCCGCCACCTGACGAGCATGCGCAGCCAGAACAACTCGCCGTTCCGCGCGGTGGGCATGGGCACGATGCTGCAGGCGGCGCTGCGCGGCCCGGTGCCGGCGGTGACGCTGCAGAGCATCGCCGACTTCCACCTCCAAGGCGACACGCGCGAGGTGGCGCGCTTCCAGCAGCAGCTGGCGCAGCTCTACAGCGGCGAGGGCTGGCTGGACGAGCAGGGTCAGTCGACGTTCGCGGCGCTGGACATGCTTTCCAGCAAGATCGGCAGCGGGGCTTACATGCCCTCGAACGGCGCCCGCTACGGTCAGAACGGCTTCCACCAGGGCATGATGCAGATCGCGCAGCTGGTGAAAGCGGACGTCGGCCTCGAGGTCGCGTGCATCGACGTCGGCGGCTGGGACACGCATGCCAACCAGGTGACGCCGGGCGCGACGGCGCAGGGCGGCATGGCGAACAACATGCTGCAGCTGGCGCAGGGCGTGACGGCCTTCATGACGGACCTGCAGGACAACTTCGATGCCCGCGAGAAGGACAAGCAGGGCGTGACGATCGTCCTGATGAGCGAGTTCGGCCGCCGCGCCTTCGAGAACGGCGGCTACGGCACGGACCACGGCCACGGCAACGTCATGTACCTCATGGGCCGCGGGATCAACGGCGGCAAGGTGCACGCCGACTGGCCGACGTTGGCCGAGGACAAGCTCGACCGCGGCGACCTGGCCGGCACGACGGAGTACCGCGACGTCCTGGCCGAGGTGCTCCAGAAGCGCTGCGGCAACGAAGCGGTGACCGAGGTCTTCCCGGGCCACACGTTCAACTTCATCGGCGTCGCCACGCCGCTGGGCACGGTGGTGGAACCGCCGACCGCGGTGCCGGTGGAGCCGACGGCGGTGCCGACGGCGGTGCCGCAGCCGACGGATGTGGTGCCGGTGCCGGCGAAGAATACGGTGTACTTGCCGGTGGGGTACAAGGGGTAG
- a CDS encoding DUF1800 domain-containing protein, whose amino-acid sequence MKLDRRQFLRVGGAAAAAAATGAALAPEAAAAARPARRWTAKTSAEMPAPDLETLLLTRAAFGPRPGQLEHARQIGGMKWLEEQLDYENIDNSEVEELLLNRLPTLNWSNKQFLDLDERGQGVRELMQATIFRMVYSPRMLHEVMAEFWSDHFNVSMETNNVRYFKSVEDRTVIRKHALGKFKDLLTADAQSPAMLDYLDNAVSTKRQPNENYAREIMELHTTGAAVNGYPYSEEDIKQVAKCFTGWTIDNRANAPTRGNFMFNPDTHDNSTKTVFGEQIAASLGDDDGRIVIDLLCAHDATPRYIALKLARRFVCDDPLTDAPQLVERVASAFERSDGDIRDTLSALFTSREFGSSFNNFGGRLSRPTDLIVRMLRVSGMPMDKFTLGQNAPVFNRINYALGRMGHLPFYWSTPDGYPDVKTAWAASGVMLMRWNVGLAMCGVGAGSGMGARMVDNWTPMTAEGVQQSFATAGEAVDYWTERLLHRALLPEDRQQVVGYLTNGGTDSTPFAGVANRLPYAVAMIFDSPYFQWR is encoded by the coding sequence ATGAAACTTGACCGGCGTCAGTTCCTCCGCGTCGGCGGCGCCGCGGCAGCCGCCGCGGCCACCGGTGCCGCGTTGGCGCCCGAGGCCGCCGCGGCCGCCCGGCCGGCCCGTCGTTGGACGGCCAAGACGAGCGCTGAAATGCCGGCGCCCGATCTCGAGACGCTGCTCCTGACGCGCGCCGCCTTCGGCCCGCGACCGGGGCAGCTCGAGCACGCGCGCCAGATCGGCGGCATGAAGTGGCTCGAGGAGCAGCTTGACTACGAGAACATCGACAACTCGGAGGTCGAGGAGCTGCTGCTCAACCGCCTGCCGACGCTCAACTGGTCGAACAAGCAGTTCCTCGATCTCGACGAGCGCGGGCAGGGCGTGCGCGAGCTCATGCAGGCGACGATCTTCCGGATGGTCTACAGCCCGCGGATGCTGCACGAGGTGATGGCCGAGTTCTGGAGCGATCACTTCAACGTCAGCATGGAGACGAACAACGTCCGGTACTTCAAGTCCGTCGAGGATCGCACCGTCATTCGGAAGCATGCGCTCGGCAAGTTCAAGGATCTCCTGACGGCCGACGCCCAAAGCCCGGCGATGCTGGACTACCTCGACAATGCGGTGAGCACGAAGCGCCAGCCGAACGAGAACTACGCCCGCGAGATCATGGAGCTCCACACGACGGGCGCCGCGGTCAACGGCTACCCGTACTCTGAAGAGGACATCAAGCAGGTCGCCAAGTGCTTCACGGGCTGGACGATCGACAACCGAGCGAACGCCCCGACGCGCGGCAACTTCATGTTCAACCCGGACACGCACGACAACAGCACGAAGACGGTCTTCGGCGAGCAGATCGCGGCGTCGCTCGGGGACGATGACGGGCGCATCGTCATCGATCTGCTGTGCGCCCACGACGCGACGCCGCGCTACATCGCCCTCAAGCTGGCGCGGCGGTTCGTGTGCGACGATCCGCTGACGGACGCGCCGCAGCTCGTCGAGCGTGTGGCCAGCGCGTTCGAGCGCTCGGACGGCGACATCCGCGACACGCTGAGCGCGCTGTTCACGTCGCGTGAGTTCGGCAGCTCGTTCAACAACTTCGGCGGCCGGCTGTCGCGCCCGACGGACCTCATCGTCCGGATGCTGCGCGTCTCGGGCATGCCGATGGACAAGTTCACGCTCGGACAGAACGCGCCGGTCTTCAACCGGATCAACTACGCCCTCGGGCGCATGGGCCACCTGCCGTTCTACTGGTCGACGCCGGACGGCTACCCCGACGTGAAGACGGCCTGGGCGGCATCCGGCGTCATGCTCATGCGCTGGAACGTCGGCCTGGCGATGTGCGGCGTCGGCGCGGGCAGCGGCATGGGCGCACGGATGGTGGACAACTGGACGCCGATGACGGCCGAGGGCGTGCAGCAATCGTTCGCCACGGCCGGCGAGGCCGTCGACTACTGGACGGAGCGGCTGCTGCACCGCGCGCTCCTGCCGGAGGATCGACAGCAGGTCGTCGGTTACCTGACGAACGGTGGGACGGACAGCACGCCGTTCGCCGGCGTGGCCAATCGGCTGCCGTATGCGGTGGCCATGATCTTCGACAGCCCGTACTTCCAGTGGCGCTAG
- a CDS encoding sigma-70 family RNA polymerase sigma factor, translating to MCLTADRPPGYTRASPRPAICPEGRAGSLKGADALVLDGDVDASVRDALEGLVRLGASRGYVTASELSEQLPEAEDDPGIASWCRACLDAADIEIVADEVLPSDEMIAEVAEDLEGELTLDHLVSARPASMDGIEDDDSVSLYFREVGAVPLLTREEEVALAKRIERGRGAGEELGCPDLCAGRRRALQRARQEGSAAWDHLVKANSRLVISMAKKYRGQGVPFLDLIQEGNVGLMKAADKFDHRRGYKFSTYATWWIRQSITRALANQGRTIRVPVHMSDRIRKLFAIAQAMEQDLGRRPTPAELASRMDLPELKVRQMLKAARRSLSLEKPVGDDLDSELGFFIEDVHAPDPLETAAFALMQVDLDDVLLCLTAREARIVRLRYGLDNGQPLTLKEVGRKFNLTRERIRQIEQEALLKLRQPHRQERLLSYLR from the coding sequence ATGTGCTTGACGGCCGACCGGCCGCCGGGTTATACTCGCGCATCGCCGCGACCTGCCATCTGCCCGGAAGGGCGGGCGGGCTCCCTGAAGGGAGCGGATGCATTGGTTCTCGATGGGGATGTCGATGCCAGCGTGCGAGACGCGCTGGAGGGTCTCGTCCGCCTCGGCGCCAGCCGAGGCTACGTCACCGCGTCCGAGCTGTCCGAACAGCTGCCCGAGGCAGAGGATGATCCCGGCATCGCGTCATGGTGCCGTGCCTGCCTCGATGCCGCCGACATCGAGATCGTCGCCGACGAGGTTCTGCCGTCGGACGAGATGATCGCCGAGGTGGCCGAGGACCTCGAGGGCGAGTTGACGCTGGACCATCTGGTCAGCGCGCGACCGGCCAGCATGGACGGGATCGAGGACGACGACAGCGTCAGCCTGTACTTCCGCGAGGTCGGCGCCGTGCCGCTCCTCACGCGGGAAGAAGAAGTCGCCCTGGCGAAGCGCATCGAGCGCGGCCGGGGGGCCGGCGAGGAGCTCGGTTGCCCGGATCTGTGCGCGGGCCGACGACGGGCGCTCCAGCGCGCGCGGCAGGAAGGCAGCGCGGCCTGGGACCACCTCGTGAAGGCGAACAGCCGGCTCGTGATCAGCATGGCCAAGAAGTACCGCGGCCAGGGCGTGCCGTTCCTCGATCTCATCCAGGAGGGCAACGTCGGGCTGATGAAGGCGGCCGACAAGTTCGACCACCGCCGCGGCTACAAGTTCAGCACGTACGCCACTTGGTGGATCCGGCAGTCGATCACGCGCGCGCTCGCGAACCAGGGGCGGACGATCCGCGTGCCGGTGCACATGAGCGACCGGATCCGCAAGCTCTTTGCGATCGCACAGGCGATGGAGCAGGACCTCGGGCGGCGGCCGACGCCGGCCGAGCTGGCGAGCCGGATGGATCTGCCGGAGCTCAAGGTCCGGCAGATGCTCAAGGCCGCCCGACGGTCCCTGTCCCTCGAGAAGCCGGTGGGTGACGACCTGGACTCCGAGCTCGGCTTCTTCATCGAAGACGTGCACGCGCCGGACCCGCTCGAAACCGCGGCGTTCGCCCTCATGCAGGTCGACCTCGACGACGTCCTGCTCTGCCTGACGGCACGCGAGGCACGGATCGTGCGGCTGCGCTACGGACTGGACAACGGCCAGCCGCTCACGCTCAAGGAGGTCGGGCGCAAGTTCAACCTCACGCGCGAGCGGATCCGGCAGATCGAACAGGAGGCGCTGCTCAAGCTGCGCCAGCCGCACCGGCAGGAGCGCTTGCTGAGCTACCTCCGGTAG
- the ruvA gene encoding Holliday junction branch migration protein RuvA — MIARLSGRIAAVESDALVVDVGGVGYRVYVPLPVLAAAGQEGDAVTLHTHLHVREAELTLYGALDAATLAAFQLVQTVSGIGPRVALAMLSTFDATTLQSAIAAEDVDALVGVPGVGRKIAQRIVLELKGKVAGLPFAPAVGGGWGDGGFGAGGAQADAIAALTALGYTPAEARRAIASVGLGAEATVEDHVRAALQALARG; from the coding sequence ATGATTGCCCGCCTGAGCGGCCGGATCGCTGCAGTGGAGTCCGACGCGCTCGTCGTCGACGTCGGCGGCGTCGGCTACCGCGTCTACGTGCCGCTGCCCGTCCTCGCCGCGGCCGGCCAGGAGGGCGACGCCGTGACGCTGCACACCCATCTGCACGTCCGCGAGGCCGAGCTGACGCTCTACGGCGCGCTCGATGCGGCGACGCTGGCCGCGTTCCAGCTGGTCCAGACCGTCAGCGGCATCGGACCGCGCGTCGCGCTGGCCATGCTCTCGACGTTCGACGCAACGACGCTCCAGTCGGCGATCGCCGCCGAGGACGTCGATGCGCTCGTCGGCGTGCCGGGCGTCGGGCGCAAGATCGCGCAGCGGATCGTCCTCGAGCTGAAGGGCAAGGTGGCCGGCCTGCCGTTCGCGCCCGCCGTCGGCGGTGGTTGGGGCGACGGGGGCTTCGGCGCAGGCGGTGCGCAGGCGGACGCGATCGCCGCGCTGACCGCGCTCGGCTACACGCCGGCCGAGGCGCGCCGGGCCATCGCGTCCGTCGGGCTCGGCGCGGAGGCCACCGTCGAGGACCACGTGCGCGCCGCGTTGCAGGCGCTGGCGCGCGGCTGA
- a CDS encoding ferredoxin family protein: MAYIITELCTREGDCVEVCPVDCIVPSPKGNVEYPLFYIDPDVCIDCGACVPVCPPEAIFPEPDVPADQEHMTQINADYFLTGPGYWEFDLEEQRGMPA, encoded by the coding sequence ATGGCCTATATCATCACCGAACTCTGCACGCGCGAGGGCGACTGCGTCGAAGTCTGCCCCGTCGACTGCATCGTCCCGTCGCCCAAGGGCAACGTCGAGTACCCGCTGTTCTACATCGACCCCGATGTCTGCATCGACTGCGGCGCCTGCGTGCCGGTCTGCCCGCCCGAGGCGATCTTCCCCGAGCCCGACGTGCCGGCCGACCAGGAGCACATGACCCAGATCAACGCGGACTACTTCCTGACGGGTCCGGGGTACTGGGAGTTCGATCTCGAAGAGCAGCGCGGGATGCCGGCGTAG